The genomic segment TTGATATATTCAATTATGTCTGTTCTTGCCTATATTGACTGATGCAACATATGTAAGTCATGTGATCAGTTGATTCAATCACAGTTTGTAATGCTTTGTGTAATGAAATGGTTTTTCATTGTAGTTAATGAATGGACCTAGTGTAACTAGACAAGGCTACAGCTCCAACTTTATATCAAAAATGCAAGTCCTTCcaataaaattatttaatttctGCAACAGACTGGTGATTCTATGACGATGCTTTATTTCCTGATAGTATGTGTTTGGTGACATAGCATGAGGTTGCAATTCAAGGAAGCATCGTTTctgtgtgaacattttttttaatgaaatttggaTAACTGCCGTTATTCATCAGTAGGAAATCTACAGGTGCTCTAACATGCTATGCTAGTTTGTCAAATTCCCTCACACATATTTCTTCTTGTATTGAAAATAGATCTTTCCCCCTCCATCTGTCTCTGTCTCATTGATTCATCTtgctctgtctttctctctctctgtccttCCATCTCTTTTTCTCTTCCCCACTCACTCTTCTATCTAGACTATCACATAACTGATGTAGTGTCAATCTCCTTTCAGCTCCtttaaatttcatcaagattCCACTTAAATGTTAAGGTCACCCGGAACATCACTGTGACCTAGGTTATCCTGCACTTGCGCCTCAAGTTTCTCAACACACCTCATCCAAGAAGTCTTCAACCTGTCAATAAAACCAACAACAAATGCTCCAAAAACACACTTATCCAAGCACAGTTCAAGAGACTTAGCAGAACAAGATTCTGTCTCATTTATTAGTAACGATCATAAATCTTTAAAGGCAAGATGGCAAAAATTGAAACAGAAGACAACATAAtactcattttttgtttttgtttaccaTCATGAATATCTCACCAATAACCCACGAACTTAGATGTTGTAAAGGACATGCAATGTAGTCCCACATATGTCTTTTCATGGTGTATGGTATCGTTCTGAATTCTTGCCGtcaaattatgtacataataccTTACACTTGAACTCAAAATTACAATCAACTTCTATGATATCTGGGCTAGAAAAATACCATTTGAAAGAAACTGGTGACATAGGTTAAAATACATCACAGAACATTGACTGTTGCATACTGGAACCATGTGAGTTCTGTACAGAGTCTATGGGAATTACAGACTTCAGTTATCAATGGGTTCCAAACTTGATTAGACTCATCTACTAGGATTCACATGCCAGCTCTTCCGCATCTTTCTGATAAAAATAGAGGATACAGGACAAAAGACACCTGTTCACTGCGAATTTCAAGGTATCTTATCTTTTCTGCACATCCATCTTTCCACTCAACATTGGCAGAAATGTCCTGGAATTTCAAAAGAGCTGGAAAAGGAAGAGTTCTTCAAAATGTGATAAACTGTCATTGAGGCAGTGTGCTATTTTATTAAGATGAAGAAAATTCGTTGTGAGCTTTCAAATGTTTGTCATGGTACAAATAGAGTATAGAAGATGGTCCACTACAAAAGATTGCTCTTCAAATGCCCtcatatataattatgattctttaatttaaaaaaaaaagctgaaattGCCAGGCTGACATACTGGTTCCATACATTAATTTCTCTGTGCAGTGCCCATGTCTGTATAAAGTCAACATGAGTACTATGGCTTATCACTGACCCCCAAATCATGTTATTGTTACACAAATGTGAAGCAAAGCAATAGAGTAGGTATATCCCCCAAATAATACTGGTTATGTGAATATTCAAGATAAATAATATAGATCACTTTTCTTAAAATCGTCCAATTTTGACAATGAACATGGGGAGTTTTTATTGGATACTGGCTTCATAGTCCTCTGAGTATGTAATGAAATCAGCCAGACTGACGTCCAAAATTAGAATATGTAACCATGTATATCTAACAGTTAGCTGCATGGCCTGTAGCCATGTCAGGTACCGGCTGATCATCTTCAACAATCTGTCTAGAATTAGTATGGATATTTTGTAATGATAATTCTGATTCAAATGGAAATTGAAATACCGAATTTAGTTCAACATTTATTACTTTATTGTCATTCATAAGAAAGTTGAATATCTTAAGGTTGCTCTTAATTTTCTGCAGCAACTGTAACATCACAATAGAAGAATCAAACACTTCACATATCTTGAGAGCTGAACATACCCATTTCAACATTTATCTTAAAGAAGATTTTACTATTAAAAAACTAGGGCCTACATGCACATAGCCAAACAGCACTGATAGTGCAAAATATTAAAGCATGTTGTGATTGTTAAATACAACCCCACTcctcaagaaaataaaattaataaatggtAATGGTCAATAATTTTTCCAGTTGAGATTAATACATCTCTTTCTACAATGTACCCCTGCAGCACCTCTTCTTATTTGAGTCTTAGGTGCCTTTTTCTGCTATGATTGTATTTATTCCTttgttttgattgatttgaatgTCAAATACAGTAATGAATTACTAATAAGTAGAATTTGATTGACAAAGTTAGAGCTCAAGGGACCTTATGGTAGACAACATCCCCAACTTTTACACAATGCTTATACACTATATACTATCAATACCATCATGAAGCTCAATTCTTATACTCAACAATAATGATACAAGATGGCACCGATCACATCGACTAGTCAAAACCAACAGTGACACTGCTCACTTTGACTGGCAGCAGCCAAGTCACAGCCTGTAAAATGGGTAATACCGTTCACAGTGGTAAGTCACAGCCAAGTAACAGGTGACGGCCAAGTACTTGTAATACACAGTGGCACTGTTCACATTGACTAGTGGCAACCAAGTTACAACGTGTATAATGGGTGGTACCCTTCACAGTGATAAGTCACAGCCAAGTAACAGGTTACGGCCAAGTACTTGTAATACACAGTGGCACTGTTCACATTGACTAGTCACAGCCAAGTAACAAAGTACATAAGTGGCACTGCTCACTTTTAGTGTTAGCCAAGTCACAACCTGTATAATGGGTGGCACTGGTCACATTGATTAGTCATAGCCAAGTCACAACCTACACAGGTAGCATTCTTCACATTGACTAGTGGCAGCCAATTATCTACATACATGGTAGTATTGTTCACATAggtaacttacatgtacatgtttatattcATATCTGTTCATTACTCTCAATAGCCTTAAATACACAAATATTCTGTATGAATAACTCTACTGTGTTTTTCCCCTCAATGTTTGGTAGACAGGCTTTTTTTTAACTGATCACAGTCTTAAGCATGGTAAGTTTCAATTTTAACTTTAGTTTGTACTCTGCAATGACTCTTAGAGCGTCAATTCTGTTAAATGAATAGAACACAACTAATCAAGAAGAAAGACAGATGAAGATTGTGAACAAATGAAAAGAGAGAAGTGGAATGGCTGAGAAAAAGGatggaaaaagaaaaggggaggaCAGCAGGGAAATAGAAAGATCTATGAGAATAtcgaagaaattgaagaaaaatacatgtagcaataTTCTAAACCAACTCCtttaaatgtcaaaatcagACAGTTCAACTTGTAAAGAAATGTGGGCACAGAAggagaaaacaaattattctttATACACATCTTCCatattaaacataaatatacaataaatagaAAAGAGAGCTTATTTCCTGCATAATATATTTCAGAAAATGTAGGTACAGTGCACTTCCAATGcaagttataaataaatttctgagACAAATTGCCAAGAATGCATTCCTTTAATTCCAAGTACATGAAATTCTCAAATATATCGATTTTTGACCTCATTATCTTATTAATGCTTGATAAGGAACAGAGATGGAACATAAGCACCAAAATAAGTGGAAGATTATCCAACAAAAGCAATTCTTTATAGTGGGTAGAAGTCTaattaaattcctatattgcaTGAATTCCTATCTCTTCTTACATAATTTATCACTAAATGGcgtattaaataaataaaaattatcaatcGTGATGCAAGAAATAGCAAAAATactgtgtatacatgtacatgtactgtgacCTGAATAATGTCCATATGCTAAATTCTAAACTAAAAATCTATCTTTCTCATTAGCTTTGTGAATAGAGTGACAGAGTGTGGGAGACTGCACCTTTGAATGACTCACAGATAAAtggtgctatacaaatgctTTTCATCTTCAGAATCATTACCATCCAAGCCCTACTTGTGattcatatttaaaaacaagACTGTGATGTGATGTATGtctactttattttcaaaagaaatcacTCCAAAAGCTCCTGAACAAGACAAATTAGGTATATTATTACAACTAAGAGCAAAGCCATCCAACGCTTCCAACATAAAAGATACAATTATCTTATCATATTTGTGTTACTTATAGTATGCTTTTCCCATTAGGGCATAAGCACttaaaatgaatcaatttttttcatggcCTTAATTTCAGTGATTCGGGACCTGCCATGGAGAAACCAGGCACAAAAAGACAAACCGACACAATTACATGAGCCAGATTATAGTAAGAAATACCTCGGAGCCTAGTTATAACATGTTAGTGTTTtgtaccgccctttcacacggtaaaaaattgtaatttgaatgattgattccagtgaaaaataaggctaatgaccaatttttagcatgtgtgaaaccaaattagaatcacgaacgctaatcacaatcacaaattcaaattctactccggaggtgagttccagttaagtttcactcaaattacgtacaaattttccatgtgaaaggtccgatgattctaaagacgaatgatgattcaagattcgcGTGTGAAAAGGCCTGtagtaaatttgaaaaaacaaTTCTTTAATTCAAATGAAGCCAGTGCAATTCAAGACTGGTTGGGAAGGACGATCTTGTAACATCTGTTAAAATCTAATGTGCTATTCAGCTTTgcaatcaattaattcaaatcaatcgATTAGAGGTAACTGTTGAAAGAGGCCCATCAATTGGATGAAATATTACTTTCAACTCTTTACATTTCACAATCCTATGAAGTACATGGTCGTCAAATACTTCGATGTAAAAAAGGGGTTCTTTTGTAGTTGTATCAGACATGTTAAAGCTTACATCCTTGTCCAGGTGGCTAGTGCCACCCAAGTAatttgttgaaaaatatttgaatggaaattattcttaaaacaaaactttgaaatacGGATCTGGGAGTATCGCCACATGGGTCACGAATGAGCCCAACTGCCCAGTAATCAATGAGATTGCGTGTTGAATACCATGTCCGCACTGTATCTTGAGCATTAATTCTAATTCAATTCCATTTAATTCCATGTGAAACAcaacataaaataatgaaatgattaaGAATAATGAAAACTGGCTTCTATGGAGAAAGTTCAGTACATAATTAAGAACAAGTGCAcaaataatcaataaaatatgatgatctagacaaaaaaaatgaatcccTGCCTGCTGATGGAGAAAACCAAGAATGTAATTTACATGTCTAATTGGCTTCATTTGAatgcaacgaaaaaaaaaaagcattactAATTGGTACAAAACTATTAAAGAATTCACAGCATCAAAAATTCTCCAAACTTTGCATTGATTCAAAGTCTGAAACAGCACCAAATGTTTACAATGTGCACTGTACAAGATGATTCCTTTCTTCGACATTATTTCCACTTTCaaatgtacatacatatatagAATGTATTCATCAATAACATGGCTACATGATCATATCACTTGCATAAAGGACTACTCCATAACATAGCACTCAGACTAGAACATCAGACTAGAATTCTAGTCCAAAGAGTAATTTGATACAACATTGCCCTTAACCAATAAAGGTAAAGTGTGTCCCTCATCCCTGTGGAgatttttgaaaatcattttctcCTATCCTAAAAGCTGGGTTAGCAGCTACTACACATATTGTACTGATGACATCAATACCATTTACATTGCAATCAGTTGGGACATTCCTGAATCAAACCTGTTTAATATCATCACTCACTCCTTATTGTAAGCAATTcctattgggggggggggggtggtgaaaaaaaaacatcttaacCTGCAAATCAGCAACTTTTTGATCAAACcttgtaataattattaattcaaACTTGCATATTTTCCCCCAAACTATGTAACAGTGATGATAcacacaatattttaaaaattatagccaatttgaaaatgaaaaccagATTCGATCTCGACCATAGTAAAGTGGTGTACCACCTTGAGTTAATAAAGTCCTTATCCTTACCAACTAATTGTGACTTAGGTGGAGGGTATCAAGGGAATCGGTGGAATAATAACATTGACAGTAAATATTCCACCTGGACCCCATTGCATAAGAGTTATTGGTATCATGGTATTTGGCTATCCAATGGTATCTTTAaaggaatccttgattttgattggccgatGAGCACTTTTACCATGGAAGTTACCTTTGGATTGCAAACttaccataatagtaattttatgcaacagggtccAGGCCAggggcccattgcagaaagagctgcaatcaaacgcaactcaaaaaatcttgcgcaacttgattttcagccaatgaagcaccaGCATTCGGGACATGCGCTTGAACGCAACTCTTTCAAACCCCTGATGTCTTATTTAATCtgcttttcattttgaattgtcAACCCACATGAAATCCTAACACTGTAATTACATATGGCGTGCTCAGTGCTGTGATAAGATGATGGAATAAAAGGCATGAAATCTGACAAAAAGAATTCCCCTTGATCTACGAGATAGTTGGACAGAATTGTGAGCATAATGGGACATAGAAAGCACCCTCTGAAAGTCCAATAAGAGCAACAAATAATACTGTTTAGCAACAAAATACATATCttgcaaaaatattaaaaatgtatcGCTTTACAAAAGCATATGGTATACGTCCAATACTGATGacatatgaatgaaaaaatcaatttaatgtCAATCACATGAACAGAAAGGTATGTTTCCAATGTCAAAGAAAATTATTAGTGGAGACTAAACATCTATTATGATTGTGTGACttacatgaaatattgatgTGACAAATTTGATATGGAAATAACCTCAATAACTTTTAATAACAATGCATAACCCATGGCAATCTAATCAAACAAGACAACTTGATCACATGACAAAATACTACATGTGACACCTACCAATTATATGACAAtacttgatcatgtgacattcTGCATACACAATCTCTTTGGTATATCTGTGTGATTTTTCTTAAGATACACTTTGTACACTACagtgatttcttttgtttgttttttattaattatttacaaaatactTAATCAGGTTAAGTCATGATTGAAATAAACCACAACCATATAAGGCATTCATTCATCTTATCTTCATCAATTAATGCAATCATCAGCAAGTcaaactttgaagaaaaaatattacataatttacaaaattcaCCTCCTTTCCTCCTGCATTCTTTTCCATTTGACTTGCTAAAAAAAGGTCAAaggcttttttttctttggatttGAGATTCATCCTGATATTTTAAGTACACACTtctaattgtatttatttactttactaaAGCCACAAGAAAGCAAGagcattcatatttttatacttTATACAGATCACATTATTTCTAAGGCTCCTGAACTTCTGCATTGAATTTaccatcaaaataaatattctaattgtttcaattaaaaaaaatcttccacaATCACAATATGTAGAACTAAAATCAAAACCAAGAGggttaaagatttttttcttgacACATAATAGTAAAGATCGTCAAATACAGCAATCTTATGGATAACAAATGTCATCTACGAGTTACTGTTTCTCTTTCCATAAGAGAACAGCTTATGGTAGATTCAAGAAAAGAGACCAATGTAAGGTCACATAACAAAGGAAACCTACCAAGTCTTCACTGAAAATTGAGAACATTTCTATTGAATACAAGTGTCATCTTAGATTCAAAACAAATGAAGCACTTACTATATCATCCACTCTGGATAGAGCATTTTACTCTGTTCTGGTTTCGAAAAAGGTTTGATAGGCATCCTTCTTTCATGTGAAAATATGTTATTCTCCAATCTCGAATCCTCAGCACAGTGTATGTTACTTAGTAAAAACTCCTTATCAAGTTTTCTGTTACTCTGTTTCATACAAGTCATTTTTCTTGAGAATGACTGAAATCTAAGTTGGTTTCCAATGTTGGGAAAAAGAATTCCTCAGTATCTAGGAAAAAGGGAACTAACTTTTAAGATATATCTCACAAACATTTAGCTGTTCTCTATGTAAAGAACAATATTCAAATCTGTCACACAGATTTTAAAAGTCATTATCATACTGATGTAGTGTCCAATTTCTTGGTAAACATGATTTCATTAactttatattaatatttttcaaaatacatttcaaaaattatcttAGCAGAAAGGGAAGCATGACTGAATGAATGCCAAAACCTGGCTATTTCTCCCTAATCCAGGTAGAAAGATCCTAAGTGTTATCAGATAAAGCGATATTACATCAAACAATAAGAGTCTTGCGATACCAAGAAGATATGTTGTTATTTAGTTTCTACAGCACCTTGTCTATTTCCATCATTTTGCATCAGGGCAATCCGGATAAGGAACTCGGTAGCGGTACTCATTGACTTCACCTCACCTTGCCCTCCTTCTTCTGCACTATCTTCGCCCATCATTTCATCTCTTCTTGTCAGCCCTACGACAGGACTCGAATTACCCGGCCCTCTTGGACCCATCGCTCCCTGGTCGCTACTTGAGGATTCATACGCTGTGTTTGGTTCTAACTGAACTGGACTGTGCGTTGCTGATATCACACTGTTGCTTCTACTTATACACCTACTTCTATTATCTACAGAGCTGGAGGAACCTTTCTGTTCGAGGATTTGAGAAATGCTATGAGAAATTACTACAGGTTTTGGAGGCTCCTTCTTTGGAGCTGGAATACTCTCTGGCAGCGTCCTCTTGGGACTGGCTGCGCGTTCTTTACAGGGGCGAGGAACTTCTTTGGTTTCCATGACACCCCCCACCTCTTCATCctcatcatgaatattttccACAAGGGCCCTCATTGTTCCCATTCCCACATCGCCTGACATCTGAACTACATTCTGCGCAACAGAACCCTTCATCTTAACAGCTTCTGCAGGCCACTGTGTTACCTCATGTTTAGGTGCAGGTGCAGGTGCTTGagtctctgtgtctttctcggTAACAGGTAAACCCATACTTTCTCTGCTGTCAGTGACACCCACTTTCTGACCTACATGCATCTGGCTAAGCATCTTTTGTCCAGGAACACTAGAAATAGTCCCGTCTTCATTAATCTTTACTCCCTTCTCAAACATCCTCGCCCATCTACGCTTCTTCTTCCGGCTTCTTCTCTTTGCCCTTTTCCTTTGCTCATGATCCAGGGATAGATCCTCTTCATCAGATTCATCATCATGAACATCTCTTTCCTTGGATGCTTTGGTTTTAATGTCAATGGCTTTCTCAGAGACTGCAGATTCCCGGCGAATCTGTTGGCCATCTGGTACAGGTTCTCCACAGTTTTCATCACACTGCTCATTGCTCTTGGCCATTTTTCTGAGAGTCTCTGCAGCAGACATGGCAAGGTCTGCTTCATCCTCCCTTCCTTCTTTCTCACTGCCATCAGAAACTACTAGTAgttcatcaccatcttcatcaatTTTAGCACTTCTATTATATTCTTCCACTACATTATCACTCCTACTATTCAAGATGTCCTTGATTGTCATAGGTCCTTTTCGCTTTTGTCCAATGTTCCTAGGATCATTCTCTTCTCCTTCTTGGTCTGCTAATCGCTTTGCAACCATTTCTTTTATCACCTGTCCTATTGGCTTTGGATTTTCCTTGTGCCAAACACTGCGCACCAAAGTTGCGATTGCTTCTGAAGCAGCAGCATTCCTGACATGTTCACTTCCATCAGTACTGCAATTAATAGTTAACTTGaatttgtcccttttgtttttaCTGACTCTCTCAAGAAGTTTCTTGGTTGCCATAAGTTCCTCTTTTCTTGCCGCACTGAGCTCTGAAGATGTCCTTGGTGTTCGCTTCCGTTTACCACGTTGCTGTGCTTTACCATACCGGTCACATCTTGAGATTGTACGGGCAATGAGATCCTTGAAGGTGACGGCATAGTAGTCGCTTTCATCCTCACTATCAGATCTTGAGGGCGTCTCTGACTTTACCTGATGCAGCCTCTGGACAATGGACTCTATTCCACCCATGTTGGTTCCAGACCTTGGAGAGTTCATTGCATTCTCCATATCTTCCCTGCCTTGCCCATCCTGCTGCAAGGTCCCCATTGGGGACCCTGAACAGCTATCAAAGTCTGACCCAGAGTCATTCGAGGGTACTTTGTTAT from the Lytechinus pictus isolate F3 Inbred chromosome 1, Lp3.0, whole genome shotgun sequence genome contains:
- the LOC129257754 gene encoding uncharacterized protein LOC129257754, translating into MGQQNSREGSPSPIPSDSGVSMKGSSSLELTHRVHSPSPKTPASNPTAATKPDTGSEDKLQHGNSVAYQTSTHSSDFAEYKHKLERRKRKPAIENQDTSIKVAKTASESEGRFDSDSSKQTSSGNSSANEPVATEISHTASVPFSTDQKDSRKQDVIIQNRDVIVTPRSQSQRSSEAFHGACGEEAMDLSVRPTKDSFMEGLGHEHVGQRKLSLANDRDPSHPTYQSTLRRERGTGYVGVYDSSDLSDGSQHCVSPQPSLNNNKVPSNDSGSDFDSCSGSPMGTLQQDGQGREDMENAMNSPRSGTNMGGIESIVQRLHQVKSETPSRSDSEDESDYYAVTFKDLIARTISRCDRYGKAQQRGKRKRTPRTSSELSAARKEELMATKKLLERVSKNKRDKFKLTINCSTDGSEHVRNAAASEAIATLVRSVWHKENPKPIGQVIKEMVAKRLADQEGEENDPRNIGQKRKGPMTIKDILNSRSDNVVEEYNRSAKIDEDGDELLVVSDGSEKEGREDEADLAMSAAETLRKMAKSNEQCDENCGEPVPDGQQIRRESAVSEKAIDIKTKASKERDVHDDESDEEDLSLDHEQRKRAKRRSRKKKRRWARMFEKGVKINEDGTISSVPGQKMLSQMHVGQKVGVTDSRESMGLPVTEKDTETQAPAPAPKHEVTQWPAEAVKMKGSVAQNVVQMSGDVGMGTMRALVENIHDEDEEVGGVMETKEVPRPCKERAASPKRTLPESIPAPKKEPPKPVVISHSISQILEQKGSSSSVDNRSRCISRSNSVISATHSPVQLEPNTAYESSSSDQGAMGPRGPGNSSPVVGLTRRDEMMGEDSAEEGGQGEVKSMSTATEFLIRIALMQNDGNRQGAVETK